One Euphorbia lathyris chromosome 1, ddEupLath1.1, whole genome shotgun sequence DNA segment encodes these proteins:
- the LOC136231818 gene encoding LRR receptor-like serine/threonine-protein kinase FEI 2 yields MKLGVFVLFFSVIYLATLLINCSLALTEDGMTLLEMKSTLNDSRNVLGNWLDTDENPCKWTGISCDPLDQRVSSINLPYMQLGGIISPSIGKLIRLQRLALHRNSLHGIIPNEITNCTELRAVYLRANYLQGGIPSDIGNLSHLNILDLSSNMLKGAIPSSIGGLTHLHHLNLSTNFFSGEIPDFGALSSFGNNSFIGNLDLCGRQVNKPCRTSMGFPAVLPHAASDEAAGPTKRSSHYVKGVVIGAICTMALALAVVLAFLGICLLSKKERAAKKYREVKKQVDQEASTKLITFHGDLPYPSCEIIEKLEALDEEDVVGSGGFGTVYRMVMNDCGTFAVKRIDRTREGSDQVFERELEILGSIKHINLVNLRGYCRLPMSKLLIYDYLAMGSLDDILHDRRKEQTLNWNARARIALGSARGLAYLHHDCSPKIVHRDIKSSNILLDENLEPHVSDFGLAKLLVDEDAHVTTVVAGTFGYLAPEYLQSGRATEKSDVYSFGVLLLELVTGKRPTDPAFVKRGLNVVGWMNTLLRENRLEDVVDQRCTDADMETVEAILEIAARCTDANPDDRPTMNQALQLLEQEVMSPCPSDFYESHSDYA; encoded by the exons ATGAAATTAGGggtgtttgttttgtttttttcagtGATCTATCTAGCAACCCTTTTGATTAATTGCTCACTTGCTCTCACTGAAGATG GTATGACATTGTTGGAAATGAAGAGCACATTGAATGATAGTAGGAATGTGCTGGGTAACTGGTTAGATACTGATGAAAACCCTTGCAAATGGACTGGTATTTCTTGTGATCCTCTTGATCAAAGAGTGAGCTCAAT aaACCTGCCTTACATGCAATTGGGAGGAATTATATCTCCTAGTATTGGTAAACTCATCAGACTACAAAGGCT CGCACTTCACCGAAACAGTTTACATGGAATTATTCCTAATGAAATCACCAACTGTACTGAGCTCAGAGCAGT ATATCTGAGAGCTAATTATCTCCAAGGAGGCATTCCATCAGATATTGGAAACCTTTCCCATCTCAACATTTT GGATTTGTCAAGCAATATGCTTAAAGGTGCTATACCTTCATCTATTGGTGGTCTTACACATTTACATCACCT GAATTTATCTACCAACTTCTTCTCTGGTGAAATCCCTGATTTCGGAGCTCTAAGCAGCTTCGGTAACAACTC GTTTATTGGCAATTTAGATCTTTGTGGTAGACAAGTGAATAAGCCATGCCGAACTTCAATGGGATTTCCTGCTGTGCTACCACATGCTGCAAGTGATGAAGCAGCAG GTCCTACTAAACGATCCTCTCATTACGTTAAAGGAGTGGTGATTGGTGCAATATGCACAATGGCCCTTGCACTAGCAGTAGTTCTAGCATTCCTGGGGATTTGCTTGTTATCAAAGAAGGAAAGGGCTGCTAAGAAGTACAGAGAAGTCAAAAAACAAGTTGATCAAGAAGCCA GTACAAAACTTATTACTTTCCATGGTGACCTGCCATACCCTTCTTGTGAGATCATAGAGAAGCTAGAGGCTCTTGATGAGGAGGATGTTGTAGGATCAGGAGGATTCGGTACTGTATATCGGATGGTTATGAATGATTGTGGAACATTTGCTGTCAAAAGAATTGACCGAACTCGTGAAGGATCTGATCAAGTATTTGAGAGGGAGCTGGAGATTTTGGGTAGCATCAAGCATATAAATTTAGTGAACCTGAGGGGTTACTGCAGGCTTCCAATGTCAAAGCTTCTGATCTATGATTATCTAGCCATGGGaagtttagatgacattttgcATG ATCGTCGCAAGGAACAAACATTGAATTGGAATGCTCGTGCAAGAATAGCCTTAGGCTCCGCTCGTGGTCTTGCATATTTGCACCATGACTGCAGCCCAAAAATAGTTCACCGTGACATAAAATCAAGCAATATTCTCCTTGATGAAAATTTGGAGCCACATGTGTCAGACTTTGGTCTTGCCAAACTTTTGGTAGATGAGGATGCTCATGTCACAACTGTAGTTGCTGGCACTTTTGGTTATTTAGCACCAG AGTATCTGCAAAGCGGGAGAGCCACTGAGAAATCAGATGTTTATAGCTTTGGAGTTCTGTTGCTAGAGCTTGTGACTGGAAAAAGACCTACTGATCCAGCTTTTGTCAAAAGGGGCTTAAATGTTGTTGGCTGG ATGAACACACTGCTAAGAGAGAATCGGTTGGAAGACGTGGTAGACCAAAGGTGCACGGATGCAGATATGGAAACAGTAGAAGCAATTCTAGAAATAGCAGCAAGATGCACAGATGCAAACCCCGATGATCGGCCAACGATGAACCAGGCATTGCAGTTGTTAGAACAGGAAGTGATGTCTCCTTGCCCAAGTGATTTCTATGAGTCACATTCAGATTATGCTTGA
- the LOC136200805 gene encoding (-)-isopiperitenol/(-)-carveol dehydrogenase, mitochondrial-like translates to MANTKVSSNKLQDKVAIITGGASGIGEATALLFAQNGARAVVIADVQDQKGQQLVESIGSHRSTYIHCDVTDENQLKSTIEATVHKYSQIDVMFCNAGILNACSQDVMDFDMAAYEKLFAVNVGGVAASVKHAARAMVEGGVKGSIICTASIAARNGANRAVDYVMSKCAVLGLMKSASMQLGKYGIRVNSVSPGPVGTPLLCEVFGMGKEEVEKVFESKYWLEGVMKVEHVADAVLFLACDDSVFVTGHDLAVDGGFKFDY, encoded by the coding sequence ATGGCAAACACCAAAGTATCCAGCAATAAGCTACAAGACAAGGTTGCCATTATCACCGGTGGCGCCAGCGGGATCGGCGAGGCTACTGCTCTTCTCTTTGCTCAGAACGGCGCACGCGCGGTCGTAATCGCCGATGTCCAGGACCAAAAGGGCCAACAACTAGTCGAATCCATCGGGAGCCACCGCTCGACCTACATCCACTGCGACGTAACCGATGAAAACCAACTCAAATCCACGATCGAAGCCACCGTACACAAGTACAGCCAGATCGACGTCATGTTCTGCAACGCCGGCATTCTCAACGCCTGTAGTCAAGACGTCATGGATTTCGACATGGCAGCCTACGAGAAACTCTTCGCGGTGAACGTAGGCGGAGTTGCAGCAAGTGTAAAGCACGCGGCACGGGCGATGGTGGAGGGAGGTGTGAAGGGAAGCATAATATGCACGGCAAGCATAGCGGCGAGGAACGGGGCAAATAGGGCAGTTGATTATGTGATGTCGAAGTGTGCGGTTTTGGGGTTGATGAAATCGGCGAGTATGCAGCTAGGGAAGTATGGGATACGGGTGAATAGCGTGTCGCCGGGACCGGTGGGGACGCCGCTGCTGTGTGAGGTGTTTGGGATGGGGAAGGAGGAGGTGGAGAAGGTGTTTGAATCGAAGTATTGGTTAGAAGGGGTGATGAAGGTAGAACATGTGGCGGATGCAGTTTTGTTTCTTGCTTGTGATGATTCAGTGTTTGTGACTGGACATGATTTGGCTGTGGATGGTGGCTTTAAATTTGATTATTAG